Genomic window (Oryzihumus leptocrescens):
TGACAGGGACGCGGGGTGGCGGCGCGAGTTGAATCGAGGGCACCGCCGGCTCGCCCGGCGCCCCGCCAGCTCCCACCTCTCCCGCCCGAGGAACGCCATGACGCAGACCCCACGTCGCATCCGCATCGGCATCGACACCGGCGGCACGTTCACCGACGTCGTCGCCTTCGACGAGGACTCCGGCGCGCTGATCACGACCAAGACGCCGTCGACCCCGGCCAACCCGGCCGACGGCTTCATCAACGGCGTGCACAAGGTCCTCGACCTGCTCGGCGCGACCGGCGCGGACGTCACCGCCGTCTGCCACGGCACCACGGTGGCCACCAACCAGCTGCTCGAGGGCAAGGTCGAGCAGCTCGGCTTCATCACCTCCGCGGGCTACGAGTTCATCCTCGAGATCGCCCGCCAGGCGGTGCCGGACGGCTACGGCAACTCCTACTTCTGGGTGAAGCCGCCGCGGATCGTGCCGGCCGACCTGGTCAAGACCGTCGAGGGCCGCTTCGACTTCGAGGGCAACGAGGTCCGCCCGTTCGACGAAGGGGGCGCGGCGCAGGTGGCCCGCTGGTTCCGCGACCAGGGCATCACCACGATCGGCGTGTGCTTCCTGCACGCCTACGCCAACCCCGAGCACGAGCTGCGGATGCGGGAGATCCTGCAGCGCGAGCACCCCGAGGCGGTCATCTCGATCTCCAGCGACGTGCTGCGGGAGTACCGTGAGTACGAGCGCTCGATGACCACGCTGGTCGACGCCGCGGTCAAGCCGAAGGTGTCCCGCTACGTCTCCAACATCAAGACCCGCCTGGACGAATTCACGGGCGCCGCCTCGGCCGACCGGGACTCGATCCCCTTCTACATCATGAAGTCCAACGGCGGCGTGCTCTCTGCCGACGAGGTCGTGCACCAGCCGATCACCACGGTGCTGTCCGGCCCGGCCGCCGGCGCGCTCGGTGCCGCGCTGATCTCCGGCAAGGCCGGCTTCGACAAGGTCCTCACCTGCGACGGCGGCGGCACCTCCACCGACGTGTCCGTGGTCCTCGGCGGCGAGCCGACCCTGACCACCGAGGGCACGGTCGGGGCCTACCCGTCCAAGATCCCGATGATCGACGTCGTCACCGTCGGCGCGGGCGGCGGCTCCATCGCGTGGATCTCCCCCGAGGGCACGCTCAAGGTCGGCCCCAAGTCGGCCGGCGCGGACCCGGGCCCGCTCTGCTACGCCAAGGGCGGCACCGAGCCGACCATCACCGACGCCCACGTCATGCTCGGCCGGATCCCGGCCCACCTGCTCGGCGGCGAGATCCCGCTGGACGCCGTCGCCGCGAAGGCCGGCATCGAGGCCCTGGCCGCGCGGCTCGGCCTGTCCCCCGACGAGTGCGCCGCCGGCATCCTCGAGATCTCCGCGTGGAACCAGGCCAACGCGCTGCGCCAGATCTCGGTCAAGCGCGGCCTGGACGTGCGCGACTTCATGCTCGCGACGTTCGGTGGCTCCGGCTCGCTGCTGGCCTGCCGCCTGGTCGACATCCTCGACCTCGCCGGCGTGGTCGTGCCGCAGAACCCGGGCAACGTCTCGGCGTTCGGCCTGCTCACCGTCGACGTCAAGAACGACTACGTGCAGACCGCCGTCGCCAAGCACGCCGCGCTCGACCTCGCCGGCGTGGAGAAGACCTTCGCCGAGCTGACCGAGCGCGCCGCCGAGGCCCTGGACGCCGAGGGCTTCGCCCGGGCCGACCACCGCTACGTGCGTACCGTCGACCTGCGCTACTTCGGCCAGGCCTTCGAGGTGCGGGTCAACGCCCCCGAGGGCGCAGTGGACGCCGCCTTCGCCGAGACGGTGGCGACCGCGTTCCACGACGCGCACAAGGGCCTCTACGGCTACGACTTCCGCGACGACCCGCGCCAGCAGGTCGAGTGGGTCAACCTGCGCGTCACCGGCATCGGCCCGATCACCCGGCCCGAGCTGGCCGAGATCGAGGGGGCCGCCGACTCCGTCGAGCGCGCCCGCACCGGCACCCGCCCGGTCTGCTTCGACCCCGCCGACGGCTACGTCGACGCCGGCATCTACTGGCGCCCCGACCTGCGGGCCGGCGACGAGGTCGCCGGGCCGGTCATCGTCGAGGAGTTCGGCTCGACCGTGCCCGTCCACCCCGGCTTCACCGTCCGCGTCGACGCGTACGGCAACCTCGTGATCACCAAGGAGAGCGCGAAGTGACCGCTGTGACCGACACCCCGGCCCTCAACGTCGACCCGATCGTCCTGGAGATCGTCGAGGGCACCCTGGCCAGCGTCGAGATGGAGGTCGAGACCGCCATCGCGCGCACCTCCCGCTCGCCCATGATCCGCGACGCGCACGACTTCCGCGCCGGCATCCACGACCGGCGGCTGCGCAAGCTGACCGGCCGCTCGTACAGCGCCCTGG
Coding sequences:
- a CDS encoding hydantoinase/oxoprolinase family protein, yielding MTQTPRRIRIGIDTGGTFTDVVAFDEDSGALITTKTPSTPANPADGFINGVHKVLDLLGATGADVTAVCHGTTVATNQLLEGKVEQLGFITSAGYEFILEIARQAVPDGYGNSYFWVKPPRIVPADLVKTVEGRFDFEGNEVRPFDEGGAAQVARWFRDQGITTIGVCFLHAYANPEHELRMREILQREHPEAVISISSDVLREYREYERSMTTLVDAAVKPKVSRYVSNIKTRLDEFTGAASADRDSIPFYIMKSNGGVLSADEVVHQPITTVLSGPAAGALGAALISGKAGFDKVLTCDGGGTSTDVSVVLGGEPTLTTEGTVGAYPSKIPMIDVVTVGAGGGSIAWISPEGTLKVGPKSAGADPGPLCYAKGGTEPTITDAHVMLGRIPAHLLGGEIPLDAVAAKAGIEALAARLGLSPDECAAGILEISAWNQANALRQISVKRGLDVRDFMLATFGGSGSLLACRLVDILDLAGVVVPQNPGNVSAFGLLTVDVKNDYVQTAVAKHAALDLAGVEKTFAELTERAAEALDAEGFARADHRYVRTVDLRYFGQAFEVRVNAPEGAVDAAFAETVATAFHDAHKGLYGYDFRDDPRQQVEWVNLRVTGIGPITRPELAEIEGAADSVERARTGTRPVCFDPADGYVDAGIYWRPDLRAGDEVAGPVIVEEFGSTVPVHPGFTVRVDAYGNLVITKESAK